One genomic region from Ammospiza caudacuta isolate bAmmCau1 chromosome 1, bAmmCau1.pri, whole genome shotgun sequence encodes:
- the SOSTDC1 gene encoding sclerostin domain-containing protein 1, with product MLLPAIHFYGFLLACISTRSYLAFKNDATEILYSHVVKPAAASPSSNSTLNQARNGGRHYSSAGSDRNNRVQVGCRELRSTKYISDGQCTSINPLKELVCAGECLPLPLLPNWIGGGYGTKYWSRRSSQEWRCVNDKTRTQRIQLQCQDGSIRTYKITVVTACKCKRYTRQHNESSHNFEGTSQAKPIQHHKERKRASKSSKHSTS from the exons ATGCTTCTCCCTGCCATTCACTTCTACGGCTTTCTCCTGGCTTGCATCTCCACGAGAAGCTACTTGGCTTTCAAGAACGATGCCACAGAGATACTTTATTCTCACGTCGTTAAACCCGCTGCGGCGAGCCCAAGTAGCAACAGCACGTTGAATCAAGCCAGGAACGGAGGCAGGCACTACAGCAGCGCTGGATCCGACCGTAACA ATCGCGTTCAGGTTGGTTGTCGGGAGCTGAGATCCACCAAGTACATCTCAGACGGCCAGTGCACCAGCATTAACCCCCTGAAAGAACTGGTGTGTGCTGGAGAATGCCTCCCTTTGCCACTGCTGCCCAACTGGATTGGAGGAGGCTACGGAACCAAGTACTGGAGCAGGCGGAGCTCGCAGGAGTGGCGATGTGTCAACGACAAAACTCGCACTCAGAGGAtccagctgcagtgccaggatgGAAGTATAAGAACCTACAAAATAACTGTGGTCACGGCCTGCAAGTGCAAGAGATACACCAGGCAGCACAATGAGTCCAGCCACAACTTCGAGGGAACCTCTCAAGCAAAACCCATCCAGCAccacaaagaaaggaaaagagccaGTAAATCCAGCAAGCATAGTACAAGTTAG